TCCCCAGAGCTGATCCATAACTAGGCCTTTTTCAATAGTTCTACTCTTCCTGGACTCAGTACCCTATGACATCAATGTATTTCCAGTTATCTACCATGGACTATAAAAAGTAAAGGAGAGAAACCCAGTGAGACCTGCCAGACTTCTAACCCCTAGGACTGAAGGACAATcagtgtgggttttttgtttgttttttaatttgttaagtaagctctgcacccagtgtggggcttgaacttgcaaccctgaaattaagagttgcatgttGTACAGACTGAGCCTGCCACGTGCCCCTCAATacgttgttaaaaaaaaaaaaaaagaacaagaaggggGTGGGAAGGATACAAAGCTAGAAATGCTGTTGCCAAGGAGTAGGGCGGTTGCTTTGGTTAGTTCTGAGACTCTGGTTTATTGCAGCTGTTGACCTGTGAACCCAGGCAACCGTATTATCTGAGCTTTAGGAAATTTCTATCAGAGGGCAGAGTCTATCTAGATTTGAGGTAAAGGGAGGctcaaaaaggagaaaataagagtAGACTCAACTTTTGCCTCCATTTAGGAAAAAGAATCTGCCAACTTGAGCTCTAGTCAACAATGGCCCCACAAGGTCAGAAGGGAGGCATGCTCAGAGACAACACGGCCAACAGGAAggaaagcagaaaggaagagaaacacatTCAGACAGACATGCTTTACTGAACACTAGAAGCACAGATACACTTACATGCAAGAGATGAAACTGTCCAGCTCCCACCAGGcatagaaaaaaggaaggaggtgaGAAAAGAGTGGAGAGTACAGAGTCTGGGTCTAATCCTTCCTGGATAGGTCACCTGGtcaggaaagaaaagcaggagaAGAGATGTCCAGTCACCCAGTAGCTACAGCAGAATGCATAGGCACACTGAGCAAGTTCTAAAACCAGTTGCAGCCATAAAGAACAGGGACACAACAGATAGTATATACTTGGGTTACATTCCATCCCTTTGTCCTACAGTCAGTATCTTCTCCGGCGGAGCCCCTCCCTCTCGCCACTCCGTATTGCTGAAGGCTGAATCCTTAGCCCGTGGGCAAATCCCAGCCTGACTGCTTCCGAACTTGCACAATTCAGCTAGGAGTTTGATCGTTAAATGACACCATCCTTTGTATTTTTGGCTGGTGGCATAAGGTGGGTATTTGAAACCCTAAATACCTATCTCATGTAGGATCACTGCCTCATACAACAATGGGATGAGGCCAGTACTTAGTCCCATATCTTGAACATCCATATCCCATATCTTGGGATCTTGGAGTAGCTTGTGAACACCATTCTTAGGCAATCAGACATTGCTGTTTTTATATGTAGTTTAGAGCTCTGCATAcaatttcctttggaaaaaggTTTCcctgataaaaaacaaaaatatgaagtgCACTGAAGTAGGCAGGTTAGGGGTAGGAAATGGTTGAAGCCATCTCAAAAAGTAATACAGTTCATTATTTAACCATAGTCATTCCTAAAGGACAGGAAGAAGGCAGATCCTTCCTCCTAcacctatgtcttttttttttttttaaagtaatctctacacccaacgtggggcttgatcttctgatcaagagtcacatggtctactgGCTCTAAGTCATGTCTTAACAGGCTAAACACTTATAGAAAAGGTGAAAACTCTGGAGTCCAAGCTTTCTGCTTGAGTACCTGCGGCTAAGCTAAATAGAAAAGGTCTATGAGTAATATGTatctccctccctggccccaaAGAAAGAAGCCATCTTTCCTCCTCACCTTTCCTCGGATCAAAGCTTTAAAAGCAATTCGCACAATTAGGTAGGACCAGAAGACATGTAGAAACTGTAGGATCAGGAGAAGGCCATTAAAGAGCCACCAGGAGGGATAAGGCCCGATAATTTCCCAACTCTCAAAGAAGGTCGTGTTCAGAATCCTAGAAGAAGAGGTCGATGGTGAGATTCCAGAGTTACAGCCAGGCAGTTAGGAATGAAGCTTGGTTTCCGGGAAAGCAGAACCCAGTATGTTTTCTCTCTGTACATTCTAACAGTTGAAATGCCAGCATCGTTCATCCACagtgaaagataaagaaaggggACTATGAAGTTTTTTATCTTAAGGGGCAGGGAAAGATGTAAATCTTAGGAACTGAtggattatatattattattaatcgTTTCAAATATGAAGAGTTTCACAAAACTGGGGCAGCAATTTTAATCATAATCCTCGTCATTCCTCAGATCCTTAGGTACAGATAGAACAATTTGGTAGTTGCCTCTCTCAGACTAAGGGGAAATCTCTAACCTACAGTCATTGGCTTTGCACCATAAGCAGGAGTGTAAAGTGAGAGTGGTGTATATGTTGGTTACGGTGGGGGAGAGGGTATAAGAGCAGGAAAATAAGAGCCTGAGAATTTTGCAATCAGTgtaaaagaaggcaaaagaatTACTTAGGCATAAAATGAGGGCTGTTCCTCAGAGAGGAGTCTAGAAAGCCACAGCCAAGTGAGTTGGATGTTCTCAGTATGGATCACACCTCCTTAGAAATACTGTTAGAGGGAAGTAAGATCCTGTGAGAATCCATAAGGGGTCATGTTAGGCTCAGGATAAAGCAGGACAATAGGGGTTTTGGTAGCCTGTTCCCTAAATTGGCAAAAAGTACCATTAGCTACATACTGACCACAGCTCCATGGCCCTGACACTTACCAGAATGGGTAGATTCCTAGACGAGTGACCACAAAAACAGCACTGAAGATCACAAAGAGGGTGTCACAGAGACGCTGGTATTTGGCATAATTGGCCAGTTTGGCTGCCTGGGAAAGGAGGATAAAAACTGAGTTGGGgagtgggggaagaaaaagaactgaattgGGAAGAAAGCCAGTtatcaggaagaaaaggagacaaagagaggcaTAACGAGGAAAGAGGGTTGGGGGAATCTTACCTCCAGCAAGAAGTCTGAGGCATCATGTAAACACATGATCAGAGTTCCCACCCGAACCATGTTGTTGATGTAGGAGAAGGTTATAAGCCCGATGGTGGCCAGGTGATGCACAAACATGATCAGGAAGTCCTAGGAAGGAATGGAAATAGAAGAGGCAGGTAACGGCAAAGCTACAGAGATACTAGCCAACTCAGTCCCTGCATGGTTCTCTGAGGACCTCATCCCGTACCTCAGAGGTTCTTTaagcacagaaaataaacattttatttggaagttGCAGAATATGTAGACCACGTATGCTGACTTGACACTTGGAAATAATTTCCCAGTTGGCAATCAGACCTAGAAGTCATatctttgagattctttttctttcttaatttaaagattttatttatttattcatgagagacacacagagagaggcagagacacaggcagaaggagaagcaggctccttgcaggaagcccaatgtgggactcgatcccaggactccaggatcacgccctaagccaaaggcaggcacttaatcgctgagccatccaggtgtcctgaataaataaagtcttaaaaaaaaccccaaaaaaccaaaaacctgagTCTCAGTTCactgagggacagagggatgggaGAACACAGGTAAATTTGGGTCAGAGAAACAAGGATGTCGTATCTCCATATGTATATGACAGTACATAGTTCTTGAGTTGGGGATGGGTTCACAAGTGTATGTTCTAGGATGTTTTAAAAcccatatagggcagccccagtggctcagcggtttagcgccaccttcagcccagggcgtgatcctggagtcccgggattgagtcccaggtcaggctccttgcatggagcctgcttctccctctgcctgtgtctctgcctctctccctctctgtgtctctcatgaataaataataaaatattttttaaaaaccccaaaaacttGTTTCCACCTTTGTCACCATGTGGGCAAGTCAACTCGCTTCTCCGAATCTTTGTTTCCTAAGCAATagcaataaacaataaaataaatcatctaaAATGCTTTCCAGTTGACTCTGAGTAGGTGGGTTACCAAGaagggaaaacagagaaagagcaagcgaGCAACAGCAAGTGTGCACACAAGGATCTCCAATGCTAAACAAAAGCCAGATCTTGCTTTTTTGAAAGCAGGCCTTTTCTTGGATGAGACCTTGCTATCCCTAAGTTCTGACTAGTTTccagagctttatttttaatttttttaaaaaagattttacttatttattcctgagagacacacagagagagagaggcagagactcaggcagagggagaagcaggctccctgcagggagcccgatgtgggacccaatcctgggactccaggatcacgccctgggccaaaggcagacactcaaccactgagccactcaggcgtccctccagAGCTTTTATACATGTAAGAACCttagagaaaaataaggaaagtatAAGGAAAAGGCTGGCTAACTATTCTTATCCGGGGCTGTCTTGAACGCCACAGATATACTTAACTTCATCATTAGTAAAGTCTCATTTCTGTGAACATTACAAAAAGCTAACAGTCTCATTAAACCtactttctcccttttttatGGTCCCAGTCAGGGCAGAGAATCCAGTGGCAGTAGTAGTGGCTGCTAGAAAGGGGGAGTATGCAATAAATTAGAGTTGACAGAGCCAGGGTCCTTACCTTTCGTTTAATATCTATAAACTGAGAAAACATAAGAGACCAATAGAAGGCCAATTCCATGATATAATAGTAATAAAGCCCACTTGTGAGAGGCTGGAAGAAAGAAAGTAGTAGTTAAAATATTGGCTAGTCAAAAATTCATTCCATCTCTTGTTACTTTATCTCAGAGGACCAATCAATACCCAAAATCGTTAGACATCCTTCCTCCCCATCATCTCCCAAGACCTGTAATAGCTAACAGACTTTGGATTGGTGTAGAGAAATaaacctcttccctctgcccctccccatacaCATTTTCAGCTTGCATCTTTAGTGATCAGATAATGTTAGCACACAATTGAATCAGTGTCTAGAATTCTGGACAATTAGTGCTTTTCAGGGGATTTAAGATTAAGACACTTGGTCTTCTCTTCTACCCTGTTAGCAGCCCCTGACATTTTTCTAGTATAGATTAGAATCAAGACACTTATTAGGGGACTCTAAGTTACCCTTGATTCAAAAAGGACACCTGAGCCAGATAGCATCTCATTAAGTGCCAGGAAGCGGTTTATCTTCCAGTCCAATTAGGATGAATATAATGGGGAATCTGGAACAAAAAGATCACTGGATTTCACTGCTATGGGGGCCCCAGAAATAGGTACCCTAAATATATGACTCAAAGAGACTTAGCCCCTAATCCCTCAAGAATACCAAGAAAACATGCCATCTGCCCTAGGACTACCCTACCTACCCTACCTTACACATATACATAAGGGCCCTGTTTTGAAAGGGCTCAGACTGTACCTGATATGGATAGCTATGCCAGCACTGTCGGATGTCCCAGAACCAAGGTGACtaagagaaaacagagaatccAGGTCAGGCTTTAGGATTCAACCCTGGCTTACCTATAAATCCCTTTGTCTATGCTAGGAGCCACATGAGAgatggggaagaaaagggaatccCTCTTGATGGAATTTAGGGGTCCTTAAAGGGTCAATAAATGGCTAAGTTTTTCTTCTTGAGCAAGAAAATGTTATTACAAATAGAAAAACCATACTTTTCATTATGTTGTCTTATTATCCTTTCAATGTCTATAGAATTGTATAGTTAAGAGACCCCTTTTCTCCCTGACATTGAtcgtttgttttctctttctttcctatggGTTTAACGGTTTTAGTTAAacctttcaaagaatcaacttttggcTTTACTAATTTTCTCCATTGTTTGTCTATGCctatttcattaatcttttacctttttttggttattatttctttcctttaacttACTTTGGAgttactttgctcttctttctccagatatTTCTCCAGATCGTAAATTAAAAACTTGTAtcattgattttaaaactttcttttctaatataaacatttaaagctataaatttccctctaagtacGCTTTAGCTGCATTCCACAAGTTGGGTTTTCAGCTTGattccattaaatattttctagttttccttgtgatttcttgtTTCATCCATGGGTCATTTAGAAGAGTTTAACTTCCAGAGATTTTCTACATATCttattattactgatttttaataaaacttaattCCATTATGGCCAAAGAACGGATTCGtaagatttcaaaattttaaaatttactaagaCTTATTTTATGGCCTAGCATTTGGTCTTAATTCATGTTCCATGCGcatttggaaattatatatattctttagctGTTGGCATAGTGTTCTGTAAATGTCAGGTCAAATTGGTTGACTGTGTTCTACAAATATACATCCTTAGTAATTTTTTGTCTAATGACTTAGTCAGTTACTGAAAGAAGATTAAAATCacctatggtatttgtctattCCTTTCCTTCAATTCTGCCTTTTTACTTACTGTATTCTGAAGCTTCAATTGcaacatttagagaaaaataatgtggtacagtgaaaaaaaccccaaacaaaccaacaacaaccATGGAATCAGGATCAAAAAGCCTGAAATTCTTCGACTCTGATAACTGAAGAGCAGGAATGATACCTGTTTTATCCACTTTAAAGAGTTACTAGTTCCATTTCTACAACTATCTCCTCCTTGGAAGAACAGgaatttttgtcaaatgtttattttattttattaaaacagtaaaattataaagttactgaAGTCCAATGTCAGACAATCTATTTAGCATAGAAACCTGGGCTGTAGgcattacagaaaaaataaaaggggagagggaagataAAGAACTAATGGTATTTAACTTTTATCCCTAGAGATATAGGCATGATTAGAACCCAACAGAGGACCAGAGAGAGTTTAGACTTACCGACCAGAGAAATTTAATTCCGTAGcagaatatacataaataaaaagtgaatctCCACCTGAGTGGACAAAGAACAGAGATTAGATGAATATTCACTCAAAAGAAAGTCTTTGAAGCTGAGGAAGTCAAGATAGCAGATTTGGAGATAAGATAATTATGGGTGAGAAATCAGATAAGTTCccagaggggcacctgactggctggctcagttagaacaACTGTTGATTTCAGATTTGTAAGTCTGAGTGCCACAATGGGCATAgtgtgtgctttaaaaaaaaaaaaaaaaaataggggatccctgggtggctcagcagtttggtgcctgccttcggcccggggcataatcccggagtcctgggatcaagtcctgcatcaggcttcctgcatggagtctgcttctcctctgtctgtatctctgcctctctctgtgtgtctctcatgaataaacaaatatttaaaaaaaaaaatagataagttcCCAGAATAGGGACAAATAGTGTTacctaaaaaactaaaatgatagAGACATCTTCAGCCCTGTTTAAAAGATTTCCACAAGTGTGTACTGCCTTTAATCCTTTTCTTCTATACACTCTTTAGTGATAGTGCCTAATATTTTTTTGCATGACATGATAAATTGTATTCTGTGGCCAGACGATAATTGGTAAAAACCCAGTGAAATGAAATATAGCATGTCCAGAAAAGTGAGGTTTCCCACCAAAATGCCAATTTAGAGCAAGCCAGTACTATCTCTACCAAGGTGTACAAGGGTGTGCCTATCTACCTACATAAGTGGAGTTATAGGAATGCACTCCCCAACTGTTTGGGAAAGGGGAACAAAATGGAACTACAACATGTAGCTTAGTGGCAGGCATGTTCAAGACACTAAGGGTAACCAGTCTTCCAGTTATCTTCTTTCCTGCCTATAATAAATTGAGTTAGCCCTCTACATCCATTTACTATTGTCCTACCAAAAGAAAACCCCAGTCCAGTCATACCCTACCCTTCCTTCTCCTCACTCCCCACATCCCTATGCACACCTACATGCTTTCACAGAATTTAGTGAGCGTTGGGGGCTTGTCCTGATTCCTCCGATGACGAAACCAGCATTGGATTTTTCGGACATCCCAGTCCAGTTGCTTTGACAGGCCCTCCAGCCTCTTCTCATCAGGATACTGTAGATGTATGACCAGAGTCAGAACATCCTTTTCTCTTCATCCCTCTCATTAAATCCCTTTGACTAGCTGAGTGGCATAAGGGGAATAACTATAGCAGTTTAAGGGATGTTTATCTTTCTAGGTTTCATCCCCAAACTCATTTTTAGTAGGAAGTCCTATTTCACATATCAAAGACCTTTACCTTTATACACGTCCTCATTTtgtctcctccctccatcccaagctgagtaaaaaaaaagctattaaaaaccCAAACCACAAAGGTTATCAGTACCATCCCCATCTTGATTATGCAACTAGATGACGACAGAAGCTAgaacagggaaaaacaaaatcaagatatGACATGTGTCTGGGGAAGGAAGGGTTGTGGTGGCTACTAGGTCTAAAATTCAAATGTATGTAAACTTGACTTATTTAAGGGATCCTGACCGAAAGGTATTTCCCTGAGGGGATAAAGTTCCCCTTATAGTTATATGGTCTACCCAAATGTGAAAGATCATTCTGTCCTATTCTACCCTTGGAGATACTTGTTTTCTACTCTCCCCTACCCTATAAGAatcttcctatttctttgccCACTTACCTTGGTAATAGATATGAACACCTTTTCAAGGATGGCATTGGGTTGGGCCAGATAAGGATCATTGTCCTGGATGCCAACATGGAGTGCACAGGGTTTGGCAATAAACCTGTAATGATAAAAATCCAAAGCCAACTCTAAATACTGTTTGCTAAGCATGAAGGAAAGATTCTGATTAGGGGACTGAGGGGAGGCAAAAGGGAAAACATTTGGCTGGGAActaggtattttttgttttagttctggaTTCTGCCATTGACTCACTTGAGAAGTGACCTGGAtaagaaatattagaatataagctctctttccatttttacctGCTTCCCTTATCACATCTTGAGCTTTAGAGTCATAAAGATCTAGGTCAAACCTATCATTTTATCTACCAGTCTGTCACTTATCGCCCATAGGAATTTGGGCAACTTACTTAACCTCTATAAGAatgttttcttcatctataagatGAAGGTAATATCAACATTGCTATTGAGTACTGCTACTCAATATAAGGGCCACAGACCAAAAGCATCATTGGTTTTTCCTGCAACccttttagaaatgcagaatctcaacCCCCATCCAGGACCTGCAAAACCAGAATCTGCATTAACAAGATCCTCTGGTGATCCTCATTTGCCCATTAAAATGTTAGAAACACTGGTCTACTTTACAAAAACTTTATAAGTATTCAGTGAGACAATGTATTATGAAGACCATGGCACAAAggagatgcttaataaatggtagTTTTCCTtacatcaaaatatcaaaaagatgATAATTG
This genomic interval from Vulpes lagopus strain Blue_001 chromosome 21, ASM1834538v1, whole genome shotgun sequence contains the following:
- the CERS5 gene encoding ceramide synthase 5 isoform X2 translates to MAAAVAGALSLLWGWLWSERFWLPQNVSWADLEGPGDGYGYPRARHILSVFPVAAGIFSVRLLFERFIAKPCALHVGIQDNDPYLAQPNAILEKVFISITKYPDEKRLEGLSKQLDWDVRKIQCWFRHRRNQDKPPTLTKFCESMWRFTFYLCIFCYGIKFLWSSPWFWDIRQCWHSYPYQPLTSGLYYYYIMELAFYWSLMFSQFIDIKRKDFLIMFVHHLATIGLITFSYINNMVRVGTLIMCLHDASDFLLEAAKLANYAKYQRLCDTLFVIFSAVFVVTRLGIYPFWILNTTFFESWEIIGPYPSWWLFNGLLLILQFLHVFWSYLIVRIAFKALIRGKVTYPGRIRPRLCTLHSFLTSFLFSMPGGSWTVSSLACV
- the CERS5 gene encoding ceramide synthase 5 isoform X1, with the translated sequence MAAAVAGALSLLWGWLWSERFWLPQNVSWADLEGPGDGYGYPRARHILSVFPVAAGIFSVRLLFERFIAKPCALHVGIQDNDPYLAQPNAILEKVFISITKYPDEKRLEGLSKQLDWDVRKIQCWFRHRRNQDKPPTLTKFCESMWRFTFYLCIFCYGIKFLWSSPWFWDIRQCWHSYPYQPLTSGLYYYYIMELAFYWSLMFSQFIDIKRKDFLIMFVHHLATIGLITFSYINNMVRVGTLIMCLHDASDFLLEAAKLANYAKYQRLCDTLFVIFSAVFVVTRLGIYPFWILNTTFFESWEIIGPYPSWWLFNGLLLILQFLHVFWSYLIVRIAFKALIRGKVSKDDRSDVESSSEEEDMATNMKSPCGSSSSNGANRVNGHMGSSYWAEE